In the Methanobrevibacter sp. V74 genome, one interval contains:
- a CDS encoding tRNA(Ile)(2)-agmatinylcytidine synthase: MILIKYLYIGVDDTDSPDGMCTTYLASQIINKFKDNGIDLVDYPRLIRLNPFARFKTRGNGGVALKILNDSKASLAKEIVLGEVENLSMFDCDNTNPGVIFYDGEITKEMEDYAFKAIYEFITIEEAEKFGRSIGCEIHKFKKGRGIIGSIASISLPLSDYTYELLTYRVPENFATKRQIDYDSVYEMDRNTFPDTFENIDYSEDYIAIEPKTPCPVLYGIRSNRVDALKIAKDLVRVSEPIGDWCIFKTNQHTDMHIQHASRISDMKQFGCYKLTATVKNKPTIISGGHMFFYLADESGKIECGAYEPTKNFRKTISYLRPGDVIKVYGGIGKHNTFNIEKFQVVKLNDVEYKNPVCKCGKRMTSAGKNKGFKCKRCGNKIESNKKVPTIISRNLKNAQFYETPVSARRHLSKPLCRMNLD; the protein is encoded by the coding sequence GTGATTTTGATTAAATATTTATATATTGGTGTAGATGATACCGACTCTCCTGATGGTATGTGTACAACTTATCTTGCAAGTCAGATTATTAATAAATTCAAAGATAATGGTATTGATTTAGTCGATTATCCTAGATTAATACGCTTAAATCCTTTTGCTCGTTTTAAAACACGTGGTAATGGAGGGGTGGCTTTGAAAATATTAAATGATTCAAAAGCCAGTTTAGCAAAAGAGATTGTTCTTGGTGAAGTTGAAAATCTATCCATGTTTGACTGTGACAATACAAATCCGGGCGTAATCTTTTATGATGGTGAAATTACAAAAGAAATGGAAGACTATGCATTTAAAGCAATTTATGAGTTTATAACAATCGAGGAAGCTGAAAAATTTGGCAGGTCTATTGGCTGTGAAATTCATAAATTTAAAAAAGGCAGAGGCATAATAGGTTCCATTGCTTCTATCAGCCTGCCTTTAAGTGATTATACTTATGAACTGTTGACTTACAGAGTGCCTGAAAATTTCGCCACTAAACGGCAGATTGATTATGATTCAGTTTATGAAATGGATAGAAATACTTTTCCAGACACTTTTGAAAATATTGATTATTCAGAAGACTACATTGCTATTGAGCCAAAAACACCATGTCCAGTTTTATATGGAATCAGATCAAACAGAGTTGATGCTTTAAAAATAGCTAAAGACCTTGTTAGAGTTTCAGAGCCAATTGGTGATTGGTGCATTTTTAAAACAAATCAACATACTGACATGCATATTCAACATGCTTCTAGAATTTCAGACATGAAGCAATTTGGATGTTATAAACTCACGGCAACTGTTAAAAACAAACCTACAATCATCAGTGGAGGGCACATGTTCTTTTACCTTGCTGATGAGTCTGGTAAGATTGAATGTGGAGCATATGAGCCAACTAAGAATTTCAGAAAAACAATCTCTTATTTAAGGCCAGGTGATGTCATTAAAGTTTATGGGGGGATTGGGAAGCATAATACTTTTAATATTGAGAAGTTTCAAGTAGTTAAATTAAATGATGTTGAGTATAAAAATCCGGTCTGCAAATGTGGTAAAAGAATGACCTCTGCAGGTAAAAATAAAGGTTTTAAATGTAAGAGATGTGGGAATAAAATCGAATCAAATAAAAAAGTTCCTACTATAATTTCACGTAATTTAAAAAATGCTCAATTTTATGAAACACCAGTTTCTGCAAGGCGGCATCTGTCA
- a CDS encoding transposase, translating into MELIYLPPYSPHLNPIEQIWRQIKRKIKHYYLESKEFLRDLTIETYNESISETKVHDKWLETFIPKIW; encoded by the coding sequence ACCATACTCTCCTCACTTAAATCCAATTGAACAAATATGGAGACAAATAAAAAGAAAAATAAAACATTATTATCTTGAATCAAAAGAATTTCTGCGAGATTTAACAATAGAAACGTATAATGAATCGATTTCTGAAACAAAAGTTCATGACAAATGGCTCGAAACATTTATACCAAAAATTTGGTAA
- a CDS encoding transcriptional regulator: MLTRSQLLHNIENLLTSQGFKTSDIYDQGSFDIVARKNLLILLLKTFQNIDSINEHNAHEMKQLANIFLASPIIIGEKSRNGILEDGVIYERYDIPTIGFETLKNMILYGEYPEILADRGGYFVKIDGNVIKQYREEYSMSLKDLATLAHVSRATMYKYENGIVRANTETAMILEEILNTKVTLDIDLLKQPQKEDIEYSDDVNDLSKLGYGVISTNKSPFDAVAKMKSSNKHSPLMANIEKNRNEKTLKRMAIHLKDLSIVTTSEPVFIINNAKIKESISTVPVIKSWELKEFENPKELLKMIKERKEN, from the coding sequence ATGTTAACTCGAAGTCAACTATTGCACAATATTGAAAATTTATTAACTTCACAGGGTTTTAAAACCTCAGACATTTATGATCAAGGTTCTTTTGATATTGTAGCAAGGAAAAATCTACTAATACTCCTTCTAAAAACATTTCAAAACATTGATAGTATTAATGAACATAACGCTCATGAAATGAAGCAATTAGCTAACATATTCCTCGCTTCCCCCATCATAATTGGTGAAAAATCAAGAAATGGCATTCTAGAAGATGGAGTAATCTATGAAAGATATGATATTCCTACAATTGGCTTTGAAACTCTCAAAAACATGATATTATATGGAGAATACCCTGAAATCTTAGCAGACCGTGGAGGATACTTTGTTAAAATTGATGGAAATGTCATTAAGCAATATCGTGAAGAGTATTCAATGTCCCTGAAGGATTTAGCAACTCTTGCACATGTATCTCGTGCTACAATGTACAAATATGAAAATGGAATTGTTCGTGCAAATACAGAAACTGCAATGATACTTGAAGAAATATTAAATACCAAAGTGACATTAGATATTGACTTATTAAAACAGCCCCAAAAAGAAGATATTGAATATTCAGATGATGTTAATGATTTATCAAAACTTGGATACGGAGTGATATCCACAAATAAAAGTCCATTCGATGCAGTGGCAAAAATGAAAAGTTCCAACAAACATTCCCCGTTAATGGCAAATATTGAGAAAAATAGAAATGAAAAAACTTTAAAAAGAATGGCCATACATCTTAAAGATTTATCCATTGTAACAACTTCAGAACCGGTTTTCATAATTAACAATGCTAAAATAAAAGAATCAATTAGCACTGTTCCCGTTATTAAATCCTGGGAGTTAAAAGAATTTGAAAATCCAAAAGAATTATTAAAGATGATTAAAGAGAGAAAAGAAAATTAG
- a CDS encoding heavy metal-binding domain-containing protein, which yields MVSVEEFAISTANDIPGFRIVETKGFIYGLTVRSRGAGGQIGAGIKSIFGGEIKQYVDMMEESRDEALQRAIQHAKDLGANGIIAIRFDSNEISDIMQEILVYGTAVIVEKE from the coding sequence ATGGTAAGTGTAGAAGAATTTGCAATCTCAACAGCAAATGATATTCCAGGTTTTAGAATAGTCGAAACAAAAGGCTTTATTTATGGTTTAACTGTCAGAAGTAGAGGTGCTGGTGGACAAATTGGTGCAGGTATTAAATCTATTTTTGGTGGAGAAATCAAACAATATGTAGATATGATGGAAGAATCCAGAGACGAAGCTTTACAAAGAGCAATCCAACACGCTAAAGATTTAGGAGCTAATGGAATAATTGCAATTAGATTTGACTCAAATGAGATTTCCGATATAATGCAAGAAATTTTAGTATATGGAACTGCAGTAATAGTTGAAAAAGAATAA